The genomic DNA ATCACGAATGCGATGGCACTCTATGGTACGACGATCCCATTTAATGCAACATTCTTTGTATTCTCTGATTATCTTAAGCCAGCAGCACGTATCGCAGCATTGACAAAGATTCAAAACTTCTTTGTTTGGACGCATGACAGTATCGGAGTAGGGGAAGATGGCCCTACCCATGAGCCTATCGAGCATATGTCACAGTTTAGAGCATTGCCTAACTTCTATGTATGGAGACCGGCAGATGCTACGGAGAATGTGGAAGCATGGAGAACAGCACTGACCATGAAAGCACCACACGGTTTTGTATTAAGCCGTCAAAAGCTTGAAACACTCAAACCAAAAAGAGATTTCGGTGATGTAAGCAGAGGTGCCTACATCGTCAAGAAAAGAAAAGATGCGAACTTTACGCTGATGGCTTCAGGTTCAGAGTTGATGCCGTGTCTAAAGGCAGCATGTCACCTGGCTGTACTTGGCATTAAGGCAAACGTGGTTTCTGTACCGTGTCTTGATCTCTTCAATGAGCAGGATGCAGCGTACAAGGCAGCAGTCATTGATCCAAATACCAAAGTGCTTGCTGTTGAAGCAGCAACAGGAACAGAGTACTACCGTTATGCAGATGATGTCCTTGGTATGGAATGTTTTGGAGCATCTGCACCGGCAGAGCAACTCTTTGAGAAGTTCGGATTTACGCAAGAAGGCATCATGAAGCGTGCATGTAAATTGATGGATGTAGAGTATAGAGAAGTTGAGCTTGGAGAGTGTAAACTCTAAGCTCCCTGAGAATTTCATATCCTTTTCGTTTAAAACCTCGGTTTTTATTTGGGTGGGCATACAAAGTAACGCATATTGATACTTTGCAATGGTGTGCTCCACCCTATGTAGTAGCTTTTTTCTCCATTTTTTACAACAGTGTAGTCTTCTTTAAAATAGTGTTTGAGCACAGTTTCTATAGATGTATTTTGACCTACGGTCTCTGCTATCCAGATAAAGGTCAGTTTTTTTAATTGATGTACCTCTTTTCTCTTTCGGATGATCGCACGTAAAGAGGCTTCCGCTTCACACTCTGTCGTATCGTGAGACAATACAGTGACATCAATAAGCGCTTCCAGACCATTGACACTTTGAATTTTTTTCCAGTAGTCATGTTTGAATTTATTGAAAAATGTTGGTTGAGGAATGGCTTTACTATGGGTAACGATGTAGTTGACCCTTTGGATGTAATTAGGTGCATGTGAAACAATCTGTTCAATCTGCGTATCGTCATAGTCACCAGGGGTAAAACCCTCTGAATCTATCAGGTTTTTTTGTGTGAAAAACTTAAGAGATGAGGGGTCGGTGATCCTGGTTTTTTCATGGACTACAGCGACAGGATAGTCTTTTTGACATCCATAGTGACTCTCATTAAAGAGCAGATGTAATGCATCTTTTATCTGTATATTCGAAGGCGTATGTCTAAGTGCCTCCTGGAGCTCTTTAATAAGTGGTGTAAGCATTAACTCAACATCCCTCTGATCTCATCTTCATCTATGAGGTCTTTTTCATATTTGATAACAGCGATGTTCTCTGTTTCATTCACATAACTCTCTACAATCGCTTCATGACTCTTCAGGGAAGCCACCCTTTCGCGGTCAAAAATGTCTAAAGAAAGATAGACATTCCCTCTGTTGTTTGGGTTTGGCATGGTCGCTACCCAGATGAACCATATTACAGAAATGATTGCCACCACAACGGCAAGTGTGGCTCTGTCATAGTGCTGCATGAGCCAACCTGCAAGCAGACCACCCAGGAAGATACCTACATAGGCAAAAGTATTGGCTACACCCAATGCTGCACCTTTCTGGTGGACTTTGGCAAATTTGGCCACAAAACTCTGCAGGAGAGGTTCGAACATATTGAATCCGATGAAAAAAAGCACGACACCCACGACAAAGACCCACGCAGAACTCGCAAATCCCATCGCAAGAAAACCAAAGAAGATCACAGAAACCGAGATCATAAAGACTTGTTTCCCCTTACCGTACTTCTCTCCAAATATTGCTGCAGGTGCCATAGCGAAGAAACCAAAGATCATCGCAGGGAAATAGACTTTCCAGAGTTCAGACTTTTCCCAACCAAAGCCGCCTTCAGTGAGCCCCTGTGTCATCACGACTGGAATGATAAAAAATGCCATGGTCATAATAGAGGAATGGAAAAGAAACGTAATGTACATACGTGTCAGAGATCTGTCTTTAAAGACCTCTAGCATCTTGGATTCCTCTTCTTCATAGCTGTGAACGATCGTCGGAGGCTGAGGGACGGCAGTAAATAAAATACCTATCGCCATCACCGAAAGAATCGCAGTCAGCCAAAAGAGTTTGTCTATCCCCCAGTGACCACCCACGACAGGTGCAATGATCATCGCTGCGGCAAAGCTAAGCGCGATCGTTCCACCCATGATGGCCATAGCATGGGCACGCTGCTCCTCTTTTACCAGGTCTGCAACCATCGCTGAAACCACAGAACCGATGGCACCTGCACCCTGTAGAAAACGCCCGATAAGAAGCATGTAGATATTTTCACTCATTGCAGCGATCACGGAACCTATAATGAAGATGATCAGACCAAAAAGCAGGGTCTTTTTACGTCCTATTTTGTCACTTGCCAGTCCAAAAGGTACTTGAAAAGCGGCTTGTGTAAGTGCATAACCACCTACAACAAGACCTGCAAGGAAAGGTGTTGCGCCTTCCATGTCAAGTGCATAGATGGAGAGAACAGGAAGAACGATAAAGAGTCCAAAAAACCTCAATCCCACAATGAGACTGAGCGGCATGATCTGTTTAATCATAGTGATACCTCTATTTAGATAAAATTTCTCTCATTATATAACGAAATATTTAAGAGTAGATGATATAGGTGAAGATCTGTCATCTTATGTAAAAGAGGAAGCCTGAGTGGAAGGGATTTTCACACGGTTTCACTCTGTGAAAAGGAGACTGAAATGCGTATCGTTCTAGCGACAGGGAACAAAGGAAAACTACGTGAATTCAAACAGATGTGTGAAGATGAAGTGGTTGCTTTTTCTGAACTTTTAGGTGAATTTGATATCGTAGAAGACGGTGATACATTTGCTGCCAATGCACTCATTAAAGCACGTAAGATCTATGAAAAACTGGGTGAAGAGTATCTAGTGATATCTGATGACAGTGGTATCTCTCTGCCACTACTGGACGGGGCACCGGGTATTTACTCCGCACGTTATGCAGGAGAGGGTGCCACAGACAAAGAGAACCTCTATAAGCTGATAGAAGCGGTGAAAGAAAAAGGTTTGAAGTCTACACCGGCATATTATACGGCAGCGATCGCTATTGTCTCCAAATATGGAGAGTATGTGGTGCATGGATGGATGCATGGGGATGTCATAGATGAGGTAAGAGGCGACAAAGGGTTTGGGTATGATCCGATCTTCATTCCTGCAGGATTTGACAAGACTTTGGGTGAGTTGGATGATTGTGTTAAAAAAGCGATCTCACACAGAGCACAAGCATTGAAGTTGGCCAAACCGATCATACAAATGTTAAAGGGTAAAGCATGAAAAAACAGTTTATGGAAGATCTGCAGGTCATATATGATGAATTACAAAGCAGACAGGCCGATCTCAACCAATACTATGAACTATTGGATGAAACAAAAGGGCACGATCAAGCTTATAAGAGCGTAGAGGCATTTTTAACGCTTATTGGGTTACCGAGAAATAAAGACTCTGAAATGGCAGCGCTTACCCGTTTTGTGAATTTGCGTGAAGATGCGCTGGAACAAGTGTTGGAGAAGCAGGGCTGTTCTAAAGAAGAGATAGCAGTGAAAAAAGAGTTGGCCTATGGATTTACGAGTACGATGCACATAAACCGGCATGAAAATTTCATTGCATGGGTAGAGGAGAAGCAGCTTCTTACACCTTTTTATCGTGCGTTGATGTTGGGTGTACATCATGTTGGTCTTGCTATGAGCGTCTGGCAAAGCCACTGGACAGATCATATTCTTTACTCTGTGAACCTTGAGCTCAGTGAGATGTTTCACGGTGATGATGCAAAAGTATTTGAGATGCTTCAGAATGAGTCGCTGCTAGACAGAGACGAGAGCGGATCTATAGGAGACAGATCTTACTCTGTACTTAAAAAAGAGGACACTGGGTATAAAAGCATTGCCTATGCGGAAGCATTTCCTGAAGAGGTGGCACAAGTGACTACAGCACTTGAACAGCTCATTGCTCTTTTGAACCAATATAAAGATGATGTTTTTGATCAAAAATCAGAATGGATCGCCTATTTTACGGCGCTTAAAGTGGCTTTTACACATACGAAAACCGATGAACTCATAGGTAAATGGGCAGATGTTGATAGACGTTGGATGGCTATAACGACACCATTGCAGGTAGGGCATCCCTTAGAGTATTATGAAGATCATTACAGAAAAGCTGTGGCTCTGGAATGGGATCTGCGTATTGTCAATCCCAAATTGCAAGAGGGTTCAAGTACACGTAACAACATTAAACTTTTTGCCTATGAAATGGCAAAAAACTTTGGTAAAGAAGCCTTGCATACGATGAGTAAGAATCTTTTACAGGTGGATGAAACCCAGCTTTATATAGGTCAACCTGTCCTTTACTATGGAGCAGAGTTCAACGGTCTTTTCTCGGCACAGGTCGTACCGAATGATGAACAGGTTTCAACAGAACTTGGGAAAAAGATCTTTGCCTATGCCGATTTTGTCATGGAGTCCAAAAAATCCAAACCCATTATGAAACTTTCAGTCGAAACTATGGGTGAAGATTTTGTGAAGAAACAAAGAGAACTTATAGATACGGATCCTGACCTTTGGCAAGAGATCTACGATATCTCTACAGTAGGACATGAGTATGGTCATATCCTTTGGATAGATGAAGAGACGGAAAAAAAGATGAACCGCTCGGGACAGTTTAAAAATATCGAAGAGTTCAAAGCTACGGCAGGCGGACTGATGGCATTTTTCTCTAATGAGCGTGAAGCGCTGAAAACACACATTGTAGACGATGTGGTTTCACGGGCAGTGGGGCTTATGGCCTGGCGTGAGGTCGGTGAAGTTTTACCCTATTATTGTGAAGGATTGATCCATCTTGATATCCTTTTCAGCTCAGGTGTTATCACCTATGACGGAGAGATACGTATCGACTACAGCAAGTATGACAAGATGAAAGAATCCTATCAAAATGCCTATAGAACTTTAGCAGAAAACTATCTTTCAAAAGTAGATGCAACGCTCTATTTGAATACGTATGCGCGTAAAGAAAATGGTGTATATCTACCGGTAAAAGAGGAGATAAGATCATTTGTTGAACACTATTATGCAAGATATAAAGAGATAGGTCAGCAAACGATTACACTATCCTAAGAACTCAGCAGCAGGGAGTTCCTACTCTTCTGCCATTATTTAATTATTTTCCTTCACCATTCTCTAACCTCATTTTGGATATAATCCACGTAACTATGCCGTCATTAGAACGGTGAAAACGAGGATACTTATGCTACTTTTTACCCCAGGACCTACACCAGTACCGGAGTCTGTACGCCAAGCTATGGCAACACCTACGATACACCATAGAACACCAGAATTTGAAGCTATTTTTAAAGAAGCCCGTGAACGACTTTTAAAACTTCTTGGGATGGATGAGTGTGTGATGATAGCCTCTTCAGGCACAGGTGCAATGCAGGCATGTATGTTAAACCTGTGTAAGAGCAAGGCTTTGACGGTAAATGCCGGTAAGTTTGGTGAGCGTTTCGGGAAGATCGCTGATGCAATGGGAAGAGACAAAGTGGAGCTCAGCTATGAGTGGAATACACCTTGTTCAGTTGCCGATGTTGAGAATGCTTTGAATGAGAATGCGGATATCGATGCGATCTTTATACAGGTGTGTGAAAGTGCCGGCGGACTTCGTCATCCTGTAGAAGCGATTGCGAAAAGAGCCAAAGAGATCAACCCTGATATTATGATCGTAGCAGATGGTATCACGGCGGTAGGTGTAGAGCGTATTGATATCTCGAATATCGATGCATTGGTGACAGGAAGCCAAAAAGCGTTGATGCTCCCTCCTGGACTTGCGATGATCGGTCTTTCACAGGCAGCTGTAGAGAAGATAGGTAAAGGGGAAGACTACTACTTCAACCTTGCTTCAGAGATCAAAAAACAGCAGCAGAACACGACAGCATATACGGCTGCAACAACACTGATCATAGGGCTCAATGCTATCTTCGATGCGATCGAGGAAGAGGGTGTCGATGCTTTATATGCAAATACAGCAGCAAGAGCATGTGCAACACAGGCAGCACTGGAAGCGATAGGTTTTTCCATGTATCCTCAAACACCGGCACCATCTATGAGTACAGTGTTCGATGAAGATGCTGAACCTATACGTAAACTGCTTAAAACAAAGTATGGTGTAAATATGGCAGGTGGGCAAGACCACCTCAAAGGTAAGATATTCCGTATCAACCAAATGGGTCTTATCCCTGTCTATGAGTCTGCATGGGTAGTGAATGCTATTGAGTTGGCTTTGGCTGACCTCGGTAGAAGAGCGTTTGATGGTACGGCAGGCCGTGTTTTTAACGAAACGTATTTTGAGAAGAGTAACTAAATGATATTTGAACACGAGATCCCTAGTGGGAGTAGGCTTTATTTTGGACAAAGTGCCAAGATAAAAAGAGAGATAGAACGTATCGCCAGTGAAACATTGGAGACGCTTGGATTTGAAGAGATCGTTACACCGCTCTTCTCTTACCACCAGCATGAATGTTTCGAAGACCAAAAGCTCTTGGTCAGACTGAATGATGCAGAAAATCACGAAGTCACGTTACGTGCAGACTCCACGGCAGATGTGGTGCGTATCGTGACCAAAAGATTGGGGCGTAGTACAGAGTCAAAAAAGTGGTTCTATATCCAACCAACAGTGACGTTCCCGACAAAAGAGCAGTATCAGATCGGGGCAGAAGTGATTGATGGTACCTTTAAAGACATCGCAGAGACAACGACAACGCTTTTAAAGCAGATAGGATCCGAACCTGTGATGCAGATAGCCAATATCCGTATCCCGCATCTTTTAAATGAAAAATACGGGGTCTCTTTAGATGTATTGAAATCGATGCATGTGGAACAGATCATGGCGGCAGATCTGCCTTGGATCGAACAGCTTGTAAGAATCAATGCTGTCAGTGACCTTGAAGATCTTAACCCATTCCCTGATGACATCAAAGCGGAACTTGAAAAGATCAAAGAAGCCACAGATAAAGTAGCGTACAACAACATGGTTATCTCTCCACTCTTCTATGCGAAGATGAGATACTATGACTCTTTGACATTCAGAATGTTTGAAGACAACAGTCTTTTGGCAATGGGCGGAATATACACCATAGACGGCGTAGAAGCAGCAGGATTTGCACTCTATACAGATGAGTGTATCAGTAATAAAATGAACAGAGGATAAAGGTAGATGAGTAAAGCAGATTTGATCGTAGGTCTCCAATGGGGAGATGAAGGAAAAGGAAAGATCGTTGACCATATGGCGCAGACACATGACTATGTATGTCGTTTTGCAGGTGGTCATAATGCGGGGCATACGATCGTCATTGGTGACAAGAAGTATGCGCTTCACCTTATCCCTTCTGGTGTACTGAACCCAAAAGCAAAAAATATTGTAGGGAATGGTGTCGTACTTTCTCCAAAAGATTTCATTAAAGAGATGGAGCAGTTTGATAACCTGGAGGGAAGACTTTTCCTTTCAGACAAAGCACATGTACTTTTGCCTTACCATGCACTCATAGACCAAGCCAAAGAGCGTTTGAAGGGTGACAAAGCCATCGGTACAACGGGTAAAGGTATCGGACCTGCCTACGGTGATAAGATCGCTAGAGTAGGACATAGACTGGGAGAATTGTTAAACCCTGAAAAGCTTACGGCTAAAATTATAGAGTTTTTTGCAATGAACCAGCCGATCTTTGATGCGATGGGTGTTGAAGCTCCGAAAGAGGAAGAACTTTTAGCCGAGCTGGAAGGGTATAAAGCAGTACTTGGGCCTTTTATCACAGATACGACACAAATGATGTGGGAGATCATGGATGATGGGAAAAAGATACTTTTAGAGGGTGCACAGGGAACGATGCTTGATATCGATCATGGTACCTATCCGTATGTAACCTCTTCAACAACGGTCAGTGCAGGTGCCTGTTCTGGTCTTGGTATCAATCCCAAAGACCTTGGAAAAGTCACAGGTATAGCAAAAGCATACTGTACAAGAGTAGGGAATGGGCCTTTCCCAAGTGAAGATTTTGGTGCAGAGGGTGACACACTTCGTAAAAATGGACATGAGTTCGGTACAACGACAGGACGTCCGAGAAGATGTGGTTGGTTTGATGCTGTAGCGATGCGTCATGCAGTGCGTGTAAATGGTGTAGACCAGGTAGCACTGATGAAATTGGATGTACTGGATGGTTTTGATGAGGTAAAAGTATGTGTGGCTTATGAAGTAGATGGCAAAGAGATCGACTATGTGCCTTATGAGCTTGATGATGCAACACCTGTCTATAAGAGTTTTCCGGGTTGGGACAAAACAGAAGGTGTGAGAGAATTCGATGCCTTGCCGGAGACAGCCAAATCATATATTTTGGCACTAGAAGAGATGATCGGAACAAAGATGGGGATCATTTCGACAAGTCCAGAGCGTGAAGACACAATAATTCGATAATAAGGGGTAGCAATGAGACTAAAACCACAACAGACAGGATATGTAGCAACAAAAATCGGGATAGATCTAGCCAATGCACCTTTTATTACTCTGCCAAAAGGAAGAGAAGCAGTAGTGGCTGCAGCAAAAAAGATCATCGATGAAAATCTTGAAAAAGAACGCGCGCTTGATGAAAAAGTCAAAAAGATCATAGAAGAGAATTATGATGAGATAGAGTTCCAACATGCCGATGAGAGACAACTCTTTTTTATGATCAAAAAGAAAATGGCCCCTGAGCATGGTGTGATCATGAATTATGATGACAGATACAATGACCTGGCACACTTGATCTTGGATGAATTGTATGAAAATTACCTTGCAGAATATACAGTGAATGAAAACCAGGTGAAGAATGTGATATTTAAATCTTTCAAAACCTTTGCAGATGCCTATGATGAGATAGATGATATAGTTTATACAAAGATCAAAGGTATGGAGAAAGAAGTGATTCCTGGTTCACAGGATTATGAACTCCTCTATGAAAGATTGTATCAGGAAGAACTATCGAAAAGAGGTATGCTGTGATGAATAAGATATCTTTGTATTTTGAAAATGGATTGATGCTTGAAGCAAAAAGTTTTGGTGCAGAAGGTACGTCTGTAGGAGAGATCGTTTTTAATACATCTCTGACAGGATACCAAGAGATCACGACAGACCCTTCTTATGCAGGACAATTTGTGACATTCACGACACCCGAGATAGGTAATGTAGGGTGCAATGCTCAAGATATGGAGAGTAAAGGTGCCTACTGTAAAGGGGTCATCGTACGCAGTTATCAGGATCGCCCTTCTAACTTTAGATGTGAAGAGACGTTAGCAGAGTTGCTCAAAAGAGAGAATGTACTTGGTATTACTGAGATAGATACTCGATTTTTGACAAAAATGCTTAGAGACGAAGGGGCGATGATGATGGTAGCTTCTACTGAGATACATGATCAGGATGCACTGAAAAAAGTACTGGACTCTTCCCCGCGTATTGAGGAAGTGAATTACATTGAACAGGTCAGTACAAAAGAGAGTTATATCCATCCTGAAGGGCGTTACAATACAGATACATTCCAGTATGACGCACCTAATACCACAAAAAAGATCATCGCACTTGACTTTGGTATTAAAAGAAATATTCTTAATGAATTGACACATGCAGGTATGGAAGTCACGGTTGTACCAAACTCCATATCAGCCGAAGAGATCATTGAGAAAGTCGATGCAAAAGAGTGTGATGGGGTATTCCTTTCAAATGGACCCGGGGACCCGCTTATTTTAACAGAGGAACATGAGAAGATCAAAAAACTGATCGCTCGCAAAGTACCGATTTTTGGTATCTGTCTTGGGCATCAGTTACTTTCTATCTCACATGGTTATGATACCTATAAACTGAAGTTCGGACACCATGGTGGAAATCACCCTGTGAGTAATGTGGTAACGGGTAAAGTAGAGATCACGGCACAAAACCACAACTATAATGTACCTGATAACATTACTGAAGTGGCGACTGTCACACATATGAACCTTTTTGACAATACGATAGAGGGACTCAAATACAATGATTCTCCAACCATGTCGGTACAACATCACCCGGAGGCTAGTCCTGGACCGCATGAAAGTGCCTATATCTTTGGCGAATTTGCCAAAATGCTTTAAGGACGAGAGATGAAAATAGCGATATTGTTTGGTGGATCCAGTTATGAACATGAGATAAGCATTGTGTCTGCCATTACAATGAAAAAAGTTTTAAAAAACGCTACACTGGTCTATATCTTTGTAAGCAGTGACAGAAAATTTTATCTCATAGATACGCAGAAGATCAATTCTAAACTCTTTTCATCAGGTGAATATAAAAAATCCAAAGAATTGACACTTAAAAATGGTGGTTTCCAGGTAGATGGTATGTTTGGAAGCAAGCGTATCGATTTTGATGTAGCACTGAACCTTATCCATGGAAGAGATGGAGAGGATGGGAAGATAGCATCATTGATGGAATTCTACACGATTCCTTTCATCTCCCCTAGAATAGAAGCTTCGGCACTCTCTTATAACAAACTTTATACCAAATTTTTAGCAGAAAGTGTAGGTGTCAAAACGGTAGCCTACGAATATCTTTCTAAAAATGATGAGAGAAAGATCGCTATGCCATACCCTATTATTATCAAACCGGTCCGTTTGGGTTCCAGCATAGGTGTAAGTATTGTAAAAGACGCTTCAGAGCTTGATTATGCGCTTGATGTCGCTTTTGAATTTGACACCGATGTGATCATAGAACCTTTTATCGAAGGGGTGAAAGAGTTTAACCAGGCAGGGACATACACGAATGATTGGGAACTTTCTATCGTAGAAGAACCTCACAAAGAGGAGTTCCTGGATTTTGAAAAAAAATACATGGACTTTTCGAGAGATTCTCAAGTTTTGGCAGCGGATATTTCAGATGCGCTAAAAGCGAAGATCCAAGAGAGTTTCAAAAAGATCTATGACCCTCTTTTCAGAGGGAGTATCATACGTTGTGACTTTTTTGTTGTTGAGGGTAAAGTACTTCTGAACGAGATCAACCCTATCCCGGGTTCTATGGCGAATTATCTGTTCGAAGATTTTGAAGGGTTGGTAGAGAGACTTTCAAAACATCTTCCTAAAGAGCAAAATATAGCAGTAGATTACCAATACATACATTCTATCCAAAGTGCAAAAGGCAAAGCCTAAACTTTTCTTACTATAAGTGTTATAGTACCATTCTTTATTCTATCATATCCATCAGGGGAAGCGTACACTTTCCCTTAAAATAATCCTACCCATAATCAGTTTACTTAATCTAATGTAAAAAATTACAAAATCTTATATATAATTAAAAAAATTACTTTCTGTAACTTAAAAGTCTTTTTTATCAATCAAATACACTTTAATCAATATTTTTTCATTGCCATTTAAGTGATTGTGCCCTAGAATTGTTCGTATTTTTACAAATATAGACATAAACAGGGGAGTGTAGATGAAGAAAATTGTGATGCTTGTATTACTGTTTCTAACTGTACTACAAGCAGAGTCTTTAGGTGTAAATGAAAAGTTAGGGGAATACGTTCCGCTTGATTTAACATTTATAGATGAAGACGGTAAAAGTAGAACACTTAAAGAGTATATGGATGGAAAACCAACTATTATCTCTTTGAACTACTTTAGATGTGCAGGTATCTGTACACCACAACTAGAAGATATGGCAAAAATGTTGTCTAAGCTTGACTTGGCTGAAAATACTGACTACAAAGTATTGACTATCAGTTTTGCACCGGATGAAACACCGCCTTTAGCAAAAGCGAAAAGAAAGACGATGTTAGCCGCTATGAGCAGACCCTACGTGAAGGATGCATGGCACTTTTTACTCAGTGAAAACAACTCTTCGGCTATTTTGGCTGACAAAGTTGGATTTACCTATAAAAAGGAAGTATCCAGAGCGGGTGTGGTTGAGTGGATCCATGCTGCATCATTGATAGTCATTTCACCAGAAGGAAAGATCACACGTTACCTTAACGGTATCGAACAACTTCCTTTTGATGTGAAAATGGCAGTATTGGAGTCAGCACAAGGCAAGGTTGGACCGACCATAGCTAAAACATTACTGTATTGTTTCGCATACGATCCAAAAGGCAAAACCTATGTTTTTGCCTGGGAGAAGATAGCAGCAACAGTAATATTAACGATTACAATTATCTTTTTTATCTGGCTTATTAAGGCAGGAAGAAGAGATCAAGAAGAACATCTAAATCAAAGGAGAGACATAGATGAGTAAAACTTATTTCGACGAAAC from Sulfurovum xiamenensis includes the following:
- a CDS encoding MFS transporter → MIKQIMPLSLIVGLRFFGLFIVLPVLSIYALDMEGATPFLAGLVVGGYALTQAAFQVPFGLASDKIGRKKTLLFGLIIFIIGSVIAAMSENIYMLLIGRFLQGAGAIGSVVSAMVADLVKEEQRAHAMAIMGGTIALSFAAAMIIAPVVGGHWGIDKLFWLTAILSVMAIGILFTAVPQPPTIVHSYEEEESKMLEVFKDRSLTRMYITFLFHSSIMTMAFFIIPVVMTQGLTEGGFGWEKSELWKVYFPAMIFGFFAMAPAAIFGEKYGKGKQVFMISVSVIFFGFLAMGFASSAWVFVVGVVLFFIGFNMFEPLLQSFVAKFAKVHQKGAALGVANTFAYVGIFLGGLLAGWLMQHYDRATLAVVVAIISVIWFIWVATMPNPNNRGNVYLSLDIFDRERVASLKSHEAIVESYVNETENIAVIKYEKDLIDEDEIRGMLS
- the ciaB gene encoding invasion protein CiaB, which gives rise to MKKQFMEDLQVIYDELQSRQADLNQYYELLDETKGHDQAYKSVEAFLTLIGLPRNKDSEMAALTRFVNLREDALEQVLEKQGCSKEEIAVKKELAYGFTSTMHINRHENFIAWVEEKQLLTPFYRALMLGVHHVGLAMSVWQSHWTDHILYSVNLELSEMFHGDDAKVFEMLQNESLLDRDESGSIGDRSYSVLKKEDTGYKSIAYAEAFPEEVAQVTTALEQLIALLNQYKDDVFDQKSEWIAYFTALKVAFTHTKTDELIGKWADVDRRWMAITTPLQVGHPLEYYEDHYRKAVALEWDLRIVNPKLQEGSSTRNNIKLFAYEMAKNFGKEALHTMSKNLLQVDETQLYIGQPVLYYGAEFNGLFSAQVVPNDEQVSTELGKKIFAYADFVMESKKSKPIMKLSVETMGEDFVKKQRELIDTDPDLWQEIYDISTVGHEYGHILWIDEETEKKMNRSGQFKNIEEFKATAGGLMAFFSNEREALKTHIVDDVVSRAVGLMAWREVGEVLPYYCEGLIHLDILFSSGVITYDGEIRIDYSKYDKMKESYQNAYRTLAENYLSKVDATLYLNTYARKENGVYLPVKEEIRSFVEHYYARYKEIGQQTITLS
- the rdgB gene encoding RdgB/HAM1 family non-canonical purine NTP pyrophosphatase, whose protein sequence is MRIVLATGNKGKLREFKQMCEDEVVAFSELLGEFDIVEDGDTFAANALIKARKIYEKLGEEYLVISDDSGISLPLLDGAPGIYSARYAGEGATDKENLYKLIEAVKEKGLKSTPAYYTAAIAIVSKYGEYVVHGWMHGDVIDEVRGDKGFGYDPIFIPAGFDKTLGELDDCVKKAISHRAQALKLAKPIIQMLKGKA
- a CDS encoding ATP phosphoribosyltransferase regulatory subunit, yielding MIFEHEIPSGSRLYFGQSAKIKREIERIASETLETLGFEEIVTPLFSYHQHECFEDQKLLVRLNDAENHEVTLRADSTADVVRIVTKRLGRSTESKKWFYIQPTVTFPTKEQYQIGAEVIDGTFKDIAETTTTLLKQIGSEPVMQIANIRIPHLLNEKYGVSLDVLKSMHVEQIMAADLPWIEQLVRINAVSDLEDLNPFPDDIKAELEKIKEATDKVAYNNMVISPLFYAKMRYYDSLTFRMFEDNSLLAMGGIYTIDGVEAAGFALYTDECISNKMNRG
- a CDS encoding DUF507 family protein, with protein sequence MRLKPQQTGYVATKIGIDLANAPFITLPKGREAVVAAAKKIIDENLEKERALDEKVKKIIEENYDEIEFQHADERQLFFMIKKKMAPEHGVIMNYDDRYNDLAHLILDELYENYLAEYTVNENQVKNVIFKSFKTFADAYDEIDDIVYTKIKGMEKEVIPGSQDYELLYERLYQEELSKRGML
- a CDS encoding adenylosuccinate synthase, translated to MSKADLIVGLQWGDEGKGKIVDHMAQTHDYVCRFAGGHNAGHTIVIGDKKYALHLIPSGVLNPKAKNIVGNGVVLSPKDFIKEMEQFDNLEGRLFLSDKAHVLLPYHALIDQAKERLKGDKAIGTTGKGIGPAYGDKIARVGHRLGELLNPEKLTAKIIEFFAMNQPIFDAMGVEAPKEEELLAELEGYKAVLGPFITDTTQMMWEIMDDGKKILLEGAQGTMLDIDHGTYPYVTSSTTVSAGACSGLGINPKDLGKVTGIAKAYCTRVGNGPFPSEDFGAEGDTLRKNGHEFGTTTGRPRRCGWFDAVAMRHAVRVNGVDQVALMKLDVLDGFDEVKVCVAYEVDGKEIDYVPYELDDATPVYKSFPGWDKTEGVREFDALPETAKSYILALEEMIGTKMGIISTSPEREDTIIR
- a CDS encoding pyridoxal-phosphate-dependent aminotransferase family protein, with product MLLFTPGPTPVPESVRQAMATPTIHHRTPEFEAIFKEARERLLKLLGMDECVMIASSGTGAMQACMLNLCKSKALTVNAGKFGERFGKIADAMGRDKVELSYEWNTPCSVADVENALNENADIDAIFIQVCESAGGLRHPVEAIAKRAKEINPDIMIVADGITAVGVERIDISNIDALVTGSQKALMLPPGLAMIGLSQAAVEKIGKGEDYYFNLASEIKKQQQNTTAYTAATTLIIGLNAIFDAIEEEGVDALYANTAARACATQAALEAIGFSMYPQTPAPSMSTVFDEDAEPIRKLLKTKYGVNMAGGQDHLKGKIFRINQMGLIPVYESAWVVNAIELALADLGRRAFDGTAGRVFNETYFEKSN
- the carA gene encoding glutamine-hydrolyzing carbamoyl-phosphate synthase small subunit: MNKISLYFENGLMLEAKSFGAEGTSVGEIVFNTSLTGYQEITTDPSYAGQFVTFTTPEIGNVGCNAQDMESKGAYCKGVIVRSYQDRPSNFRCEETLAELLKRENVLGITEIDTRFLTKMLRDEGAMMMVASTEIHDQDALKKVLDSSPRIEEVNYIEQVSTKESYIHPEGRYNTDTFQYDAPNTTKKIIALDFGIKRNILNELTHAGMEVTVVPNSISAEEIIEKVDAKECDGVFLSNGPGDPLILTEEHEKIKKLIARKVPIFGICLGHQLLSISHGYDTYKLKFGHHGGNHPVSNVVTGKVEITAQNHNYNVPDNITEVATVTHMNLFDNTIEGLKYNDSPTMSVQHHPEASPGPHESAYIFGEFAKML